A window of Planctomycetota bacterium contains these coding sequences:
- the accB gene encoding acetyl-CoA carboxylase biotin carboxyl carrier protein, producing the protein MKPSKADKKAVGKPRPGGPPEADPAPGGDVFDEQRVKRLVRLMNKHGLTEIDLQQGEMRVRLSRAVSAAAGMVPMAALPAAPAAAPAAGTAPAAPAEPERAMVVKSPMVGTFYRASGPDSPPFVKVGDRIEPEKTVCIIEAMKVFNEIPAGVSGQVVAILVENGAPVEFGQALLKVDPEH; encoded by the coding sequence ATGAAGCCGAGCAAGGCGGACAAAAAAGCGGTCGGAAAGCCGCGGCCGGGCGGTCCCCCGGAAGCCGATCCGGCGCCGGGCGGCGACGTCTTCGACGAGCAGCGCGTCAAGCGGCTCGTGCGGTTGATGAACAAGCACGGGCTCACCGAAATCGATCTCCAGCAGGGGGAGATGCGCGTCAGGCTCTCGCGGGCGGTGAGCGCCGCGGCAGGGATGGTGCCGATGGCGGCATTGCCGGCGGCTCCTGCTGCCGCTCCGGCTGCCGGCACCGCGCCGGCAGCGCCGGCCGAACCGGAACGGGCGATGGTGGTGAAGAGCCCGATGGTCGGGACGTTCTACCGGGCCAGCGGCCCCGACTCGCCGCCGTTCGTCAAGGTCGGCGACCGGATCGAACCGGAGAAGACGGTCTGCATCATCGAGGCGATGAAGGTATTCAACGAGATCCCCGCCGGCGTGTCGGGCCAGGTGGTGGCGATCTTGGTCGAGAACGGCGCGCCGGTGGAGTTCGGCCAGGCGCTCCTGAAGGTCGATCCGGAACACTGA
- the accC gene encoding acetyl-CoA carboxylase biotin carboxylase subunit, translating into MFKRILVANRGEIALRVIRACREMGIETVAVHSEADRGAAYLELADEAICIGPARAADSYLRIDRIISAAEVGNAQAIHPGYGFLSENSHFAEVCRSCDITFIGPTPEAMQRLGDKNSARALAKSAGVPTVPGSDGLVTSEEEAVRIARGIGFPVLLKATAGGGGKGMRVAPNDAALAGAWQQASAEAQAAFGNPGIYIEKYVERPRHVEIQILGDHHGTVVHLWERDCSTQRRHQKLIEESPSPRLPQATREAMCAAAVRLAKAAGYHSAGTVEFIVDQHDNFYFIEVNARIQVEHPVSEMVTGIDLVKAQIRIAAGAPLGLVQDDVVLRGHAIECRINAEDPAANFRPCPGRIERIIAPGGFGVRFDSHVAAGSVVPPNYDSLVGKLIVHQPSREAAVATMLRALAELRIEGVKTTVPLHEKLLRSAAFHEARIDTTFVERWLAGSPS; encoded by the coding sequence ATGTTCAAACGGATCCTCGTCGCCAATCGTGGTGAGATCGCCCTCCGGGTTATCCGCGCCTGCCGGGAGATGGGGATCGAGACGGTCGCCGTCCACAGCGAGGCCGACCGCGGCGCCGCCTACCTCGAGCTCGCCGACGAGGCGATCTGCATCGGACCGGCGCGGGCCGCCGACAGCTACCTGCGGATCGACCGGATCATCAGCGCCGCCGAGGTCGGCAACGCCCAGGCGATCCACCCCGGCTACGGCTTCCTCTCCGAGAACTCCCACTTCGCCGAGGTCTGCCGGTCCTGCGACATCACGTTCATCGGCCCGACCCCCGAGGCGATGCAGCGGCTCGGCGACAAGAACTCCGCCCGGGCGCTGGCCAAGAGCGCGGGTGTGCCGACCGTGCCGGGCAGTGACGGTCTGGTGACGAGCGAGGAGGAGGCGGTGCGGATCGCCCGCGGGATCGGCTTCCCCGTGCTCCTCAAGGCGACCGCCGGGGGCGGCGGCAAGGGGATGCGGGTCGCCCCCAACGACGCCGCCCTCGCCGGTGCCTGGCAGCAGGCCTCGGCCGAGGCCCAGGCGGCGTTCGGCAATCCCGGGATCTACATCGAGAAATACGTCGAGCGGCCACGGCACGTCGAGATCCAGATCCTCGGCGACCACCACGGCACGGTGGTCCATCTCTGGGAGCGCGACTGCTCCACGCAGCGGCGCCACCAGAAGCTGATCGAGGAGAGCCCCTCGCCGCGCCTCCCCCAGGCGACGCGCGAGGCGATGTGCGCCGCCGCGGTGCGCCTCGCCAAGGCCGCCGGCTACCACTCGGCGGGGACGGTCGAATTCATCGTCGACCAGCACGACAACTTCTACTTCATCGAGGTCAACGCCCGGATCCAGGTCGAGCATCCGGTCAGCGAGATGGTGACCGGGATCGACCTGGTGAAGGCCCAGATCCGGATCGCCGCCGGCGCGCCGCTCGGGCTGGTGCAGGACGACGTCGTCCTGCGCGGGCACGCCATCGAATGCCGGATCAACGCCGAGGACCCGGCCGCGAACTTCCGCCCCTGCCCCGGCCGGATCGAGCGGATCATCGCCCCCGGCGGGTTCGGCGTCCGCTTCGATTCGCACGTCGCCGCCGGCTCGGTCGTGCCCCCCAACTACGACTCGCTCGTCGGCAAGCTGATCGTCCACCAGCCCTCGCGCGAGGCGGCGGTGGCGACGATGCTCCGGGCCCTGGCCGAACTGCGGATCGAGGGGGTGAAGACGACCGTCCCGCTCCACGAAAAACTGCTCCGCAGTGCCGCGTTCCACGAGGCGCGGATCGACACCACCTTCGTGGAACGCTGGCTCGCCGGCTCCCCCTCCTGA